The Mycolicibacterium mageritense genome contains a region encoding:
- a CDS encoding ornithine cyclodeaminase family protein has translation MTLVLTHSEITGLIDRGEVRKAVEKAHADLAAGRFQNPAPRALTLPDGGAAIPMIATGDGAVTVKLLCDLPANRARGLPTQRSTIAMTSAITGECLAILDGRAVTAVRTAAASAVATDHLARGSASVLGLVGAGNLAIEHARAIAQVRDISRIVVWSRRAATVDAFRVAVEDLSIPVESVPDAAAVVGAADIVCTLTPAREPVVRGSWLRAGQHVNAVGAPPRPDHREVDSHGMARARIVVDSFPTVMAKSGGVLLAIAEGAITEDDARTELGQVILGSADGRTGDDDVTLFESVGVGLQDLATAALVLARATEHGVGTVIDFGA, from the coding sequence ATGACACTGGTGCTGACCCATTCGGAGATCACCGGCCTGATCGACCGCGGTGAGGTGCGCAAGGCGGTCGAGAAGGCGCACGCCGACCTGGCCGCGGGCCGGTTTCAGAACCCGGCACCACGTGCGCTCACGCTGCCCGACGGCGGCGCGGCAATCCCCATGATCGCCACGGGCGATGGCGCCGTGACCGTCAAACTGCTGTGCGACCTTCCCGCAAACCGGGCGCGGGGTCTGCCCACGCAGCGCTCGACGATCGCCATGACGTCAGCCATCACAGGTGAGTGTCTTGCGATCCTCGACGGCCGAGCCGTCACCGCCGTGCGCACCGCGGCGGCCAGTGCCGTCGCGACCGATCACCTCGCCAGAGGGTCTGCATCGGTGCTCGGACTCGTCGGCGCGGGAAACCTGGCGATCGAGCACGCGCGCGCCATCGCGCAAGTGCGCGACATCTCACGGATCGTGGTCTGGTCCCGCCGCGCCGCGACCGTCGACGCGTTCCGCGTTGCGGTCGAGGATCTTTCGATACCGGTCGAGTCTGTGCCTGACGCCGCCGCGGTGGTCGGGGCGGCCGACATCGTGTGCACCCTCACGCCGGCGCGCGAACCCGTCGTCCGCGGCTCCTGGCTGCGCGCAGGACAACACGTCAACGCAGTCGGCGCCCCGCCGCGCCCCGATCATCGTGAGGTCGACTCGCACGGAATGGCACGCGCCCGCATAGTCGTCGACAGCTTCCCCACCGTGATGGCCAAATCCGGTGGCGTACTGCTGGCTATCGCCGAGGGTGCCATCACCGAAGACGACGCCCGCACCGAACTCGGCCAGGTGATCCTCGGATCAGCCGACGGCCGGACGGGCGACGACGACGTCACACTGTTCGAATCCGTCGGCGTCGGGCTACAGGATCTGGCCACGGCCGCACTGGTTCTCGCGCGCGCCACCGAACACGGAGTCGGAACGGTCATCGACTTCGGGGCCTGA
- the sepX gene encoding divisome protein SepX/GlpR, with protein MPSIPQSLLWISLVVLWLFVLVPMLISKRDAVRRTSDVALATRVLNGGRAQRLRRGPAAGHNSDPHWQPAEDELDEKFDHLVEEPERSVVVAAAVAETPEPDYLDVDIVEEDSGALPVGTAVADAEPETDQLALNLEEPEVEVSEPAPVDEPQPEAEDVQDEVAEDEPDGTADEYEYVDDSSGLEPESADESDDDQAEAPVTSLSASRQRRFESKTAAAVSARKYKFRKRVLAVFAIILVGSAAAAFLLNPAAWWVCGTAATLTVLYLAYLRRQTRIEEQLRRRRAQRMMRSRLGVESTDDHKLDVVPSRLRRPGSVVLEIDDEDPIFEHLDYAPFAREYDLPRASGQ; from the coding sequence ATGCCAAGCATCCCCCAATCACTGCTGTGGATCTCCCTCGTCGTGCTCTGGCTGTTCGTGCTGGTGCCGATGTTGATCAGCAAGCGCGACGCGGTCCGGCGCACCAGCGACGTGGCACTCGCGACGCGCGTGCTCAACGGCGGCCGCGCGCAGCGACTGCGCCGTGGACCCGCGGCGGGACACAACAGCGATCCGCACTGGCAGCCCGCCGAAGACGAACTCGACGAGAAGTTCGACCACCTGGTCGAGGAACCCGAGCGGTCCGTCGTGGTGGCCGCCGCGGTGGCCGAGACGCCCGAGCCCGACTACCTCGACGTCGACATCGTCGAAGAGGATTCCGGTGCGCTGCCCGTCGGTACGGCGGTGGCCGACGCCGAACCCGAAACCGACCAGCTGGCACTGAATCTCGAAGAACCCGAGGTCGAGGTTTCCGAACCCGCGCCGGTCGACGAGCCACAACCCGAAGCCGAAGACGTGCAGGACGAGGTCGCGGAAGACGAGCCCGACGGCACTGCCGACGAATACGAATACGTCGACGATTCCTCGGGCCTTGAGCCCGAGTCGGCCGACGAGTCCGACGACGATCAGGCCGAAGCACCCGTCACGTCGCTGAGCGCATCGCGGCAGCGTCGCTTCGAGTCCAAGACCGCCGCTGCCGTCAGCGCTCGCAAGTACAAGTTCCGCAAGCGTGTGCTCGCGGTTTTCGCGATCATCCTCGTGGGCTCGGCCGCGGCGGCGTTCCTGCTCAACCCGGCGGCGTGGTGGGTGTGCGGCACGGCCGCGACCCTGACCGTGCTGTACCTGGCCTACCTGCGTCGCCAGACGCGCATCGAGGAACAACTGCGCAGGCGCCGTGCGCAACGCATGATGCGGTCGCGGCTGGGCGTGGAGAGCACTGACGATCACAAGCTCGACGTGGTGCCGTCCCGGCTGCGCAGGCCCGGCTCGGTGGTGCTGGAGATCGACGACGAGGATCCCATCTTCGAGCACCTCGACTACGCGCCGTTCGCCCGCGAATACGATCTGCCTCGGGCTTCCGGCCAGTAG
- a CDS encoding GNAT family N-acetyltransferase — MGLFRASAAHPGWPDPVGPLRVPSGVVRLRPVRLRDATVWSRARLADRDHLEPWEPVTGVDWHVRHAVSSWPAICSGLRAEARSGRMLPYVIELDGDFVGQLTIGNVTHGALRSAWIGYWVASAHTGGGIATAALALGLDHCFGAVRLHRVEATVRPENAASRAVLAKVGFREEGLLRRYLEVDGAWRDHLLVAVTVEELKQSAAQHLVKTGRASWT; from the coding sequence ATGGGGTTGTTTCGGGCCAGTGCGGCGCATCCGGGGTGGCCGGATCCGGTCGGGCCGCTGCGGGTGCCGTCGGGCGTGGTGCGGTTGCGGCCCGTGCGCCTGCGCGACGCGACGGTGTGGAGCCGCGCCAGGCTCGCCGACCGCGACCACCTCGAACCGTGGGAGCCCGTCACCGGCGTGGATTGGCATGTCCGCCACGCTGTTTCCTCATGGCCGGCCATCTGTTCGGGGCTGCGGGCCGAGGCTCGCAGTGGGCGCATGCTGCCGTACGTGATCGAGCTCGACGGTGACTTCGTCGGGCAGCTGACCATCGGCAACGTCACGCACGGTGCGCTGCGGTCGGCGTGGATCGGCTACTGGGTGGCCAGCGCGCACACGGGCGGCGGCATCGCGACCGCGGCCCTCGCGCTCGGCCTGGACCACTGCTTCGGCGCGGTGCGGCTGCATCGGGTCGAGGCGACGGTGCGGCCCGAGAACGCGGCGAGCCGGGCGGTGCTCGCCAAGGTCGGCTTCCGCGAGGAAGGGCTGTTGCGCCGGTACCTCGAAGTCGACGGGGCCTGGCGTGACCATCTGTTGGTGGCCGTCACGGTCGAGGAACTCAAACAGTCCGCGGCGCAGCACCTGGTGAAGACGGGCCGGGCCAGCTGGACGTGA
- the glp gene encoding molybdotransferase-like divisome protein Glp — MRSVEEQQARVAAAAVAPRPVRVAIAEAQGLMCAEEVVTERPMPGFDQAAIDGYAVRSVDVLAVGESGDPDESAGGEISLPVMGMIEAGARTPSRLQPRQAARVQTGAPMPTLADAVLPLRWTDGGQNRVRVLRGVRSGAYVRRTGDDVQPGDVAVRAGTIIGPAQVGLLAAVGRDRVLVHPRPRLSVMCVGGELVDVSRTPGTGQVYDVNSYALAAAGRDAGAEVNRVGIISTNPSELRETVEGQVNRNEIVVIAGAVGGAAAESVRSVLSELGDMEVARIAMHPGSVQGFGQLGRDRVPVFLLPANPVSALVVFEVMVRPLIRLSLGKRQPMRRIVQARTLAPISSVPGRTGYLRGQLMRDQDTGEYLVQALGGAPGASTHLLATLAEANCLVVVPSEAEQIRTGETVDVAFLAQRG; from the coding sequence GTGCGTTCGGTTGAGGAGCAGCAAGCTCGGGTGGCGGCCGCCGCGGTGGCTCCCAGACCGGTGCGGGTGGCCATAGCCGAAGCGCAAGGGCTGATGTGTGCCGAAGAGGTCGTGACGGAACGGCCCATGCCGGGCTTCGACCAGGCGGCGATCGACGGGTATGCGGTGCGCAGCGTCGACGTGCTCGCGGTCGGCGAGTCCGGCGACCCCGACGAGAGTGCAGGCGGCGAGATCAGCCTGCCCGTGATGGGCATGATCGAGGCCGGTGCCCGGACGCCGAGCCGATTGCAGCCGCGGCAGGCCGCGCGGGTACAGACCGGGGCGCCCATGCCGACGCTTGCCGACGCGGTGCTGCCGTTGCGCTGGACCGACGGTGGCCAGAACCGTGTGCGGGTGCTGCGTGGTGTGCGGTCGGGCGCCTACGTCCGGCGCACCGGCGACGACGTGCAACCCGGTGACGTCGCGGTGCGTGCCGGCACGATCATCGGGCCCGCGCAGGTGGGTCTGCTCGCGGCGGTGGGCCGGGATCGGGTGCTGGTGCACCCGCGGCCCCGGCTTTCGGTTATGTGTGTTGGCGGTGAACTCGTCGACGTGTCGCGGACGCCTGGCACCGGGCAGGTCTACGACGTCAACTCCTACGCGCTGGCGGCCGCGGGCCGGGACGCCGGCGCCGAGGTCAACCGCGTCGGCATCATCAGCACCAACCCGAGTGAGCTGCGCGAAACCGTCGAAGGTCAGGTCAACCGCAACGAGATCGTCGTGATCGCGGGCGCGGTCGGCGGCGCCGCGGCCGAGAGTGTCCGCTCGGTGCTCTCCGAGCTGGGCGACATGGAGGTCGCTCGCATCGCGATGCATCCCGGCTCGGTGCAGGGCTTCGGTCAGTTGGGCCGTGACCGCGTGCCCGTGTTCCTGTTGCCGGCCAACCCCGTGAGCGCGCTGGTGGTTTTCGAGGTGATGGTGCGGCCGCTGATCCGGTTGTCGCTCGGCAAGCGGCAGCCGATGCGCCGCATCGTGCAGGCCCGCACGCTCGCGCCGATCAGTTCGGTGCCGGGGCGCACGGGATACCTACGCGGGCAGCTGATGCGGGATCAGGACACGGGTGAATACCTGGTGCAGGCGCTGGGTGGCGCCCCCGGCGCGTCGACGCACCTGTTGGCCACGCTGGCCGAGGCGAACTGTCTGGTGGTGGTGCCCAGCGAAGCCGAGCAGATCCGTACCGGAGAGACGGTCGACGTCGCGTTCCTGGCCCAGCGCGGCTGA
- a CDS encoding UTP--glucose-1-phosphate uridylyltransferase, whose protein sequence is MTTPSKAPEVPIPHTAVVPAAGLGTRFLPATKTVPKELLPVVDTPGIELVAAEAAEAGAERLIIITSEGKDGVVAHFVEDLVLEGTLEARGKVKMLEKVRRAPALIKVESVVQAEPLGLGHAVSCVESSLGPDEDAISVLLPDDLVLPTGVLETMSKVRAKRGGSVLCAIEVPGDAISAYGVFDVETVPDAANPNVLRVKGMVEKPKAADAPSPYAAAGRYVLDRAIFDALRRVTRGAGGEIQLTDAIALLIEEGHPVHVVVHRGARHDLGNPGGYLKAAVDFALERDDYGPELRQWLVERLGLAEPESQQ, encoded by the coding sequence ATGACGACGCCTTCCAAGGCCCCTGAGGTGCCTATTCCGCATACCGCTGTCGTCCCGGCTGCCGGTCTGGGAACACGCTTTCTCCCGGCGACGAAGACCGTCCCCAAAGAGTTGCTGCCGGTGGTCGACACCCCTGGCATCGAGCTGGTCGCCGCCGAGGCCGCGGAGGCCGGCGCCGAGCGGCTGATCATCATCACCTCTGAGGGTAAGGACGGTGTCGTCGCGCACTTCGTCGAGGATCTCGTGCTCGAGGGCACTCTTGAGGCCCGCGGCAAGGTGAAGATGTTGGAGAAGGTGCGCCGGGCACCCGCACTGATCAAGGTCGAATCTGTGGTTCAGGCCGAGCCGCTGGGCCTCGGCCACGCGGTCAGCTGTGTCGAGAGCAGCCTGGGGCCCGACGAAGACGCCATCTCGGTGCTGCTGCCCGACGATCTGGTGCTGCCGACCGGCGTGCTGGAGACCATGTCCAAGGTGCGGGCCAAGCGCGGCGGCTCGGTGCTGTGCGCGATCGAGGTTCCGGGCGACGCGATCAGTGCCTACGGCGTGTTCGACGTCGAGACCGTCCCGGACGCGGCGAACCCCAACGTGCTGCGCGTCAAGGGCATGGTCGAGAAGCCGAAGGCCGCCGATGCGCCGTCCCCGTACGCCGCGGCCGGCCGCTATGTCTTGGACCGGGCCATTTTCGACGCTCTGCGCCGTGTCACGCGCGGTGCGGGCGGCGAGATCCAGCTCACCGACGCCATTGCGCTGCTGATCGAGGAAGGCCACCCGGTGCACGTCGTGGTGCACCGCGGCGCTCGACACGACCTGGGAAATCCCGGCGGCTACCTGAAGGCTGCGGTTGACTTTGCGTTGGAACGTGACGACTACGGCCCGGAATTGCGGCAGTGGTTGGTCGAACGATTGGGCCTGGCCGAACCGGAGAGCCAGCAGTAG
- a CDS encoding 5-formyltetrahydrofolate cyclo-ligase — MAPLTKAELRSGLLRARRALPRAVRDAEADALRGWLPALVTAGQTVCAYVPVGAEPGSPAMLDTLLEVGVRVLLPVSHTDVNGVGLPLQWGDYVPGTLIQAGFGLREPAPPWLPTEAVGEAAVILVPALAVDRAGVRLGRGAGFYDRTLAAAAPSAKLVAVVRDDELVDELPAEPHDVRMTHALTPNRGLVCLNS, encoded by the coding sequence GTGGCCCCACTGACAAAAGCCGAGCTGCGCAGCGGATTACTACGGGCCCGGCGGGCGTTGCCCCGGGCTGTGCGCGACGCCGAGGCCGACGCGTTGCGCGGTTGGCTGCCCGCACTGGTCACGGCCGGGCAGACGGTCTGCGCCTATGTGCCGGTTGGCGCAGAACCCGGCTCCCCCGCCATGCTCGACACTCTGCTGGAAGTCGGTGTGCGCGTACTGCTTCCGGTCTCGCACACCGATGTGAACGGGGTCGGCCTGCCGCTGCAGTGGGGCGATTACGTGCCGGGCACCCTGATCCAGGCCGGGTTCGGGTTGCGCGAACCCGCGCCGCCGTGGCTGCCGACCGAGGCGGTCGGCGAAGCCGCCGTGATCCTGGTGCCCGCGTTGGCCGTGGACCGCGCGGGCGTGCGGCTGGGCCGCGGCGCCGGTTTCTACGACCGCACGCTGGCTGCCGCGGCACCCTCCGCGAAACTGGTCGCGGTCGTGCGTGACGACGAACTCGTCGACGAGCTCCCCGCCGAACCGCACGATGTGCGCATGACGCACGCACTGACCCCGAACCGGGGCTTGGTGTGCCTGAACAGCTGA
- a CDS encoding PucR family transcriptional regulator yields the protein MSAPVDFSARIQLIVDVLAQSVDRAVLLDDEELTPITHSRQLGELDDVRVYSVLQRETRAEVKAALFDHGIGTASAALWTPAFPEHGLMPRFCVPVRSAAERFGYLWILDPEATLSEGGQRLAVTAGADLLAVLDRRNAAMRAQESAQYELLSRLLAADTPERAERTLRELQARNLVQPDAQVGVFVFEPHDKADPVDRSMALRFRLSATDRSATWFTMTGPPMTVLAVTAPASQDPTVADSVVNAVAAVYGASPAIGSSGQRLPITQAALAFRQAKLALTLAQIRATGAQVSSWSELGSWKTLALLAEAYGTAELGGLVHPGVIGLIEQGRDDLIHTLDVYLANGGDARRTAEELHLHRSSLYYRLEKLTEAIGGDLGDGEIRFELMLSLRLAHFAKLYRSRAPVPIRPTGV from the coding sequence GTGTCCGCCCCGGTAGATTTCAGCGCGCGCATCCAGCTGATCGTCGATGTCCTCGCGCAGTCCGTGGACCGGGCCGTCCTGCTCGACGACGAAGAGCTCACCCCAATCACGCACAGCCGTCAGCTCGGCGAACTCGACGACGTGCGGGTATACAGCGTCCTGCAGCGGGAGACCCGCGCCGAGGTCAAGGCCGCACTGTTCGACCACGGCATCGGTACCGCATCGGCGGCGCTGTGGACTCCGGCGTTCCCGGAGCACGGGCTCATGCCGCGGTTCTGCGTGCCGGTGCGCTCGGCCGCCGAACGCTTCGGATACCTGTGGATCCTGGATCCGGAGGCCACGCTGTCGGAAGGGGGCCAGCGGCTGGCCGTGACCGCGGGCGCCGACCTGCTGGCCGTGCTCGATCGGCGCAACGCCGCGATGCGGGCGCAGGAATCCGCGCAATACGAGCTGCTGAGCCGGTTGCTCGCGGCCGACACACCCGAGCGCGCCGAGCGGACGCTGCGCGAACTGCAGGCCAGGAACCTGGTGCAACCCGACGCCCAGGTCGGCGTGTTCGTGTTCGAACCCCACGACAAGGCCGATCCGGTCGATCGCAGCATGGCGCTGCGGTTCCGGTTGTCGGCGACCGACCGGTCGGCAACGTGGTTCACCATGACGGGTCCGCCGATGACGGTGCTCGCGGTCACCGCGCCGGCTTCGCAGGATCCCACCGTGGCGGACAGCGTCGTCAACGCCGTCGCGGCCGTGTACGGTGCCAGCCCCGCGATCGGCTCATCCGGTCAACGGCTACCCATAACCCAAGCGGCCCTTGCCTTTCGGCAGGCCAAGCTGGCCCTGACGCTGGCCCAGATCCGGGCCACCGGCGCGCAGGTCTCGTCATGGTCGGAGCTCGGCTCCTGGAAGACGCTGGCCCTGCTGGCCGAGGCGTACGGCACCGCCGAGCTCGGTGGCCTGGTACACCCGGGCGTCATCGGGCTCATCGAACAGGGCCGCGACGACCTGATCCACACGCTCGACGTCTACCTCGCCAACGGCGGCGACGCGCGCCGCACCGCCGAGGAGCTGCACCTGCACCGGTCCTCGCTGTATTACCGGTTGGAGAAGCTCACCGAGGCCATC